In a single window of the Litorilituus sediminis genome:
- the odhB gene encoding 2-oxoglutarate dehydrogenase complex dihydrolipoyllysine-residue succinyltransferase, whose amino-acid sequence MTTEIKVPVLPESVADATVATWHVQVGDKVSRDQVLVDIETDKVVLEVPAPADGVVTAISEAEGATVLGEQVIATLGAADASVAAPAAEAPAAADAKVIDILVPVLPESVADATVATWHVAEGDTVTADQNLVDIETDKVVLEVVAQDNGVIGKILHAEGDTVLGQQKIGELAAGATAATTATAAPIEEAVSSDDLASPSVRRLMTEKGLTAADVVGTGKGGRISKEDVEAAANKPKAAPAPAAAAPAPSADLGERSQKRVPMTRLRKTIANRLLEAKNSTAMLTTFNEVNMKPIMDLRKQYKDLFEKTHDTRLGFMSFYVKAVTEALKRYPAVNASIDGDDIVYHNFFDISIAVSTPRGLVTPVLRDADQLSMAGIEQGIRDLAIKGRDGKLSLDDMTGGNFTITNGGVFGSLLSTPIINLPQTAILGMHKIQDRPMAVDGKVEILPMMYLALSYDHRLIDGKESVGFLVTIKELLEDPTRLLLDV is encoded by the coding sequence ATGACAACCGAAATCAAAGTTCCGGTATTACCAGAGTCAGTAGCTGATGCAACCGTTGCTACATGGCACGTTCAAGTAGGTGATAAAGTATCACGCGACCAAGTATTAGTAGACATTGAAACTGATAAAGTAGTACTTGAAGTACCTGCGCCAGCTGACGGTGTAGTTACTGCTATTTCAGAAGCAGAAGGCGCAACGGTATTAGGCGAGCAAGTGATTGCTACATTAGGTGCTGCTGATGCATCTGTTGCAGCACCTGCTGCAGAAGCACCAGCCGCTGCTGATGCAAAAGTGATTGATATCTTAGTACCTGTATTACCTGAATCAGTAGCTGATGCAACGGTTGCTACATGGCACGTTGCTGAAGGTGACACGGTAACAGCTGATCAGAACTTAGTTGACATTGAAACAGACAAAGTTGTTTTAGAAGTTGTTGCTCAAGATAACGGTGTAATTGGTAAAATTTTACACGCTGAAGGCGATACTGTATTAGGTCAACAAAAAATTGGTGAATTAGCCGCAGGTGCTACTGCAGCAACAACAGCTACTGCTGCGCCAATTGAAGAAGCGGTTAGCTCAGATGACTTAGCAAGCCCGTCAGTTCGTCGTTTAATGACAGAAAAAGGTTTAACTGCTGCTGATGTTGTTGGCACAGGTAAAGGCGGTCGTATTTCTAAAGAAGACGTTGAAGCGGCTGCGAACAAGCCAAAAGCAGCACCAGCTCCTGCAGCGGCTGCACCAGCACCATCTGCTGATTTAGGTGAACGTTCACAAAAACGTGTACCGATGACACGTTTACGTAAAACTATCGCCAATCGTTTATTAGAAGCGAAAAACTCTACGGCAATGTTAACAACGTTTAACGAAGTTAACATGAAGCCTATTATGGATCTTCGTAAGCAATACAAAGACTTATTTGAGAAGACTCATGATACACGTTTAGGTTTCATGTCTTTCTACGTAAAAGCGGTAACAGAAGCACTTAAACGCTACCCAGCGGTGAATGCATCAATTGATGGTGATGATATTGTTTATCACAACTTCTTTGATATCTCTATCGCAGTATCAACGCCTCGTGGTTTAGTGACACCAGTATTACGTGATGCTGACCAACTTAGCATGGCTGGTATCGAGCAAGGTATTCGTGATTTAGCAATAAAAGGTCGTGATGGTAAATTATCACTAGATGATATGACTGGTGGTAACTTCACAATTACTAACGGTGGTGTATTTGGTTCATTACTTTCAACGCCAATCATCAACTTACCGCAAACTGCTATTTTAGGTATGCACAAAATCCAAGATCGCCCAATGGCGGTTGATGGTAAAGTTGAAATCTTACCTATGATGTACTTAGCACTTTCTTACGATCACCGTTTAATTGACGGTAAAGAATCTGTTGGATTCTTAGTGACGATTAAAGAGCTATTAGAAGATCCTACACGTTTGTTACTTGACGTTTAA
- the sucA gene encoding 2-oxoglutarate dehydrogenase E1 component produces MPEGVMKAWLESSHLNGGNIVYIEELYESYLDNSESVSAEWREIFGKLPKVEGSDVEYRHSAIRDEFKALAKQAQKQVVVSSDGDAKQVKVLQLINAFRFRGHQNANLDPLGLWQRDKVRDLQLSHHGLSENDFDKEFNVGSLAIGQDTMKLGELYKALKTTYCGSIGAEYMHITSTDEKRWLQQRLEAVQSKAKLSVEEKTEVLKGLIAADGLEKYLGAKFPGAKRFSLEGGDSLIPMLKELITRAGAAGTKEVVFGMAHRGRLNVLVNVMGKNPSKLFDEFGGKHDEALGSGDVKYHQGYSSDFVTPGGNVHLALAFNPSHLEIVNPVVIGSVRARLDRRDCTQGDLVLPVTIHGDSAIAGQGVVQETFNMSQARAFKVGGTVRIVVNNQVGFTTSRSDDTRSGEYCTEIAKMVQAPIIHVNGDDPEAVILATQIALDYRNEFKRDVVIDLVCYRRHGHNEADEPSATQPLMYKNVKKHPTPRQLYADKLTAEGSLPASKIDELTAYYRKLLDEGQCTVEQWRPMTQHSVDWTPYLGHDWDDAYDASMPIEKLKELAKAVSTYPEDHPVHSRVKKIYDDRKKMASGEKLLDWGFAENLAYATVVDDGKRVRITGQDAGRGTFFHRHAVLHNQEDASTYLPLQNVREGQGPFDVHDSVLSEVSVLAFEYGYTTAEPAGLTIWEAQFGDFANCAQVVFDQFISSGEQKWGRLCGLTMLLPHGYEGQGPEHSSARLERYLQLCADHNMQVCVPSTPAQVFNMLRRQVVRPMRRPLIVMSPKSLLRHPLAVSSLEELASGVFQNVIGETDDIDPKAVERVIFCSGKVYYELLEQRRKNEQNNIAIIRIEQLYPFPEQELQEALKDYQHVKQFVWCQEEPQNQGAWYCSQHHFRAAIPEGTYLTYAGRNASAAPAVGYMSVHVKEQQALVTQALTLD; encoded by the coding sequence ATGCCAGAAGGTGTAATGAAGGCTTGGCTAGAGTCTTCCCATTTAAACGGTGGCAACATCGTTTATATTGAAGAATTGTACGAATCTTATCTAGATAACTCTGAATCTGTCTCCGCAGAATGGCGAGAAATCTTTGGAAAACTTCCTAAAGTTGAAGGTAGCGATGTGGAATACCGCCACAGTGCTATTCGAGACGAATTTAAAGCGTTAGCAAAACAAGCTCAGAAGCAAGTTGTTGTTTCTAGTGATGGCGATGCTAAACAAGTTAAAGTTTTACAACTGATTAATGCTTTCCGTTTTCGTGGTCATCAAAATGCCAATCTCGATCCATTAGGGTTATGGCAACGTGATAAAGTACGTGACCTGCAGTTATCTCACCATGGTTTATCAGAGAACGACTTTGATAAAGAATTTAACGTTGGTTCTTTGGCAATTGGCCAAGATACCATGAAGTTAGGTGAGTTATATAAAGCATTGAAAACTACTTATTGTGGTTCTATCGGTGCTGAGTATATGCACATCACATCAACTGATGAAAAGCGTTGGTTACAACAACGTCTTGAAGCAGTGCAATCTAAAGCTAAACTGTCTGTTGAAGAAAAAACAGAAGTATTAAAAGGCTTAATTGCAGCAGATGGTCTAGAAAAATACTTAGGGGCAAAATTCCCGGGTGCAAAACGATTCTCACTGGAAGGTGGTGATTCACTTATTCCTATGCTGAAAGAACTAATTACCCGCGCAGGTGCTGCTGGTACCAAAGAAGTGGTTTTTGGTATGGCTCACCGTGGTCGCTTAAACGTGTTAGTTAACGTTATGGGTAAGAATCCATCGAAATTATTCGATGAGTTTGGTGGTAAGCATGATGAAGCATTAGGCTCAGGTGATGTTAAGTATCACCAAGGTTATTCGTCTGACTTTGTTACCCCAGGTGGTAATGTTCATTTAGCATTAGCCTTTAACCCATCTCACTTAGAAATTGTAAACCCTGTAGTTATTGGTAGTGTACGTGCTCGTTTAGATAGACGTGACTGTACACAAGGCGACTTAGTCTTACCTGTTACTATTCACGGTGACTCAGCGATTGCTGGTCAAGGTGTTGTACAAGAAACCTTTAATATGTCACAAGCGCGTGCATTTAAAGTCGGTGGTACGGTACGTATTGTGGTAAATAACCAAGTTGGTTTTACTACCTCTCGCTCAGATGATACTCGCTCAGGTGAATACTGTACTGAAATCGCTAAAATGGTTCAGGCGCCAATTATTCATGTAAATGGTGACGATCCTGAAGCGGTAATTTTAGCAACACAAATCGCGCTTGATTATAGAAATGAATTTAAACGTGATGTAGTGATTGATTTAGTTTGTTACCGTAGACACGGTCACAACGAAGCTGATGAGCCAAGTGCAACTCAGCCATTAATGTATAAGAACGTTAAGAAGCACCCGACACCACGTCAATTATATGCTGATAAATTAACGGCAGAAGGCAGCTTACCGGCAAGTAAAATTGATGAGTTAACCGCTTATTACCGTAAACTGCTTGATGAAGGTCAGTGCACGGTTGAGCAGTGGCGCCCAATGACGCAACACTCGGTTGATTGGACACCTTATTTAGGTCATGACTGGGATGATGCTTACGATGCCAGCATGCCAATTGAAAAGCTTAAAGAGTTAGCTAAGGCCGTATCAACATACCCAGAAGATCATCCGGTACATTCTCGCGTTAAGAAAATTTACGATGACCGTAAGAAAATGGCATCAGGCGAGAAGTTATTAGATTGGGGCTTTGCTGAAAACTTAGCGTATGCCACGGTTGTTGATGATGGCAAGCGTGTTCGTATTACCGGTCAAGATGCTGGTCGTGGTACTTTCTTCCACCGTCATGCGGTATTACATAACCAAGAAGATGCTAGTACCTATTTACCACTACAAAATGTACGCGAAGGGCAAGGGCCATTCGATGTCCATGATTCAGTACTATCTGAAGTGTCAGTACTTGCATTTGAATACGGTTACACTACGGCTGAGCCAGCAGGTTTAACTATTTGGGAAGCACAATTTGGTGATTTTGCTAACTGTGCACAAGTAGTATTTGATCAATTCATTAGTTCTGGTGAGCAGAAGTGGGGCCGTTTATGTGGCTTAACTATGTTGTTACCGCACGGTTATGAAGGGCAAGGTCCTGAGCATTCATCTGCGCGTTTAGAGCGTTACTTACAGCTTTGTGCCGATCACAATATGCAAGTATGTGTGCCATCAACACCTGCGCAAGTATTTAATATGCTACGTCGCCAAGTGGTTCGTCCAATGCGTCGTCCATTGATTGTTATGTCGCCTAAGTCATTGTTGCGTCACCCATTAGCGGTTTCTTCATTAGAAGAGCTTGCCTCAGGTGTGTTCCAAAACGTTATTGGTGAGACGGATGATATCGATCCAAAAGCTGTTGAACGGGTAATTTTCTGTAGCGGTAAAGTTTACTACGAGCTATTAGAGCAACGTCGTAAGAACGAGCAGAACAATATTGCTATTATTCGTATTGAGCAATTATACCCGTTCCCAGAGCAAGAGCTTCAAGAAGCGTTGAAAGATTATCAACATGTGAAGCAATTTGTTTGGTGTCAGGAAGAGCCGCAAAACCAAGGTGCTTGGTACTGTTCTCAGCATCACTTTAGAGCAGCTATCCCTGAAGGTACTTATTTAACATACGCTGGCCGAAATGCTTCAGCAGCACCTGCTGTTGGTTATATGTCAGTGCATGTAAAAGAACAACAAGCGCTTGTCACGCAAGCGTTAACATTAGATTAA
- a CDS encoding succinate dehydrogenase iron-sulfur subunit: MKQIFSIYRYNPDVDDAPYMKDYELELPDGSDLMVLDALMLLKEQDSTLSFRRSCREGVCGSDGLNMNGKNGLACITPLSELKANKIVLRPLPGLPVIRDLIIDMSQFYNQYEKIKPYLINDAQQPARENLQSIEDRDKLDGLYECILCACCSTSCPSFWWNPDKFIGPAGLLHAYRFLIDSRDTATEERLDGLQDAYSVFRCHGIMNCVDVCPKGLNPTKAIGHIKSMLLKRAV, encoded by the coding sequence ATGAAACAGATTTTTTCTATTTACCGTTATAATCCAGATGTGGATGATGCTCCTTACATGAAGGACTACGAATTAGAGTTACCTGATGGCTCTGATTTAATGGTACTTGATGCCTTAATGTTACTTAAAGAGCAAGATTCAACACTTTCTTTCCGTCGTTCATGTCGTGAGGGTGTTTGTGGCTCTGATGGTTTAAACATGAATGGTAAGAACGGTTTAGCCTGTATTACACCGTTATCTGAGCTGAAAGCGAATAAAATTGTGTTACGTCCATTACCAGGATTACCTGTTATTCGTGACTTAATCATTGATATGAGTCAGTTCTATAACCAATACGAAAAGATTAAGCCGTACTTAATCAACGACGCGCAACAACCAGCACGTGAAAACTTACAGTCTATTGAAGATCGCGATAAGCTAGATGGTCTTTACGAGTGTATTTTATGTGCATGTTGTTCAACGTCTTGTCCATCGTTTTGGTGGAATCCAGACAAATTTATCGGTCCAGCAGGTTTGCTTCACGCATATCGTTTCTTAATCGATAGCCGTGATACTGCAACTGAGGAGCGTTTAGATGGTCTTCAAGATGCATACAGCGTATTCCGTTGTCATGGCATCATGAACTGTGTTGATGTTTGTCCGAAAGGATTAAACCCAACTAAAGCCATTGGCCATATCAAGTCAATGTTATTAAAGCGCGCGGTTTAA
- the sdhA gene encoding succinate dehydrogenase flavoprotein subunit, with protein MRAALAISESGKSCALISKVFPTRSHTVSAQGGITVALGNAHEDHWEQHMYDTVKGSDYIGDQDAIEYMCKTGPESVIELEKMGLPFSRFEDGRVYQRPFGGQSKNFGGEQAARTAAAADRTGHALLHCLYQQNVKNKTNVYSEWYALDLVKNSDGAVVGTTAICIETGEIVYFKARATVLATGGAGRIFASTTNAHINTGDGVGMSLRAGIQMQDMEMWQFHPTGIAGAGVLVTEGCRGEGGYLLNKDGERFMERYAPNAKDLAGRDVVARSMMTEIREGRGCDGPWGPHIKLKLDHLGKETLEKRLPGVCDLSRTFAHVDPVEEPIPVIPTCHYQMGGVPCNVNGQAINVAADGTESIVEGLFAVGEIACVSVHGANRLGGNSLLDLVVFGRAAGNFLGKYLNDTEFGKEATESDLEAALARTNRWESSTKGEDPVQIRKDLQQCMQLNFSVFREGEAMAQGMKELTEIRERLKEARLDDKSSEFNTQRIECLELDNLMETAFCSAKAANFRTESRGAHARQDYTERDDENWLCHSIYTPETEEMSKRDVNMKPIHREAFPPKARVY; from the coding sequence ATGCGTGCTGCATTAGCAATTTCTGAGTCGGGCAAATCTTGTGCTCTGATTTCTAAAGTTTTTCCAACTCGTTCTCATACAGTATCTGCTCAAGGTGGTATTACCGTTGCTTTAGGTAATGCTCATGAAGATCACTGGGAACAACACATGTACGATACCGTTAAAGGTTCTGATTATATCGGTGACCAAGATGCGATTGAATATATGTGTAAAACTGGCCCTGAGTCAGTGATTGAATTAGAGAAAATGGGTTTACCTTTTTCTCGTTTTGAAGATGGTCGTGTTTATCAACGTCCATTTGGTGGTCAATCTAAAAACTTCGGTGGTGAGCAGGCTGCTCGTACTGCTGCCGCAGCTGACCGTACTGGTCACGCGCTGTTACATTGTCTTTACCAGCAAAATGTTAAGAATAAAACCAATGTGTACTCTGAGTGGTATGCATTAGATCTTGTTAAGAATTCAGATGGTGCCGTTGTTGGTACAACAGCTATTTGTATTGAAACAGGTGAAATCGTTTACTTTAAAGCCCGTGCAACTGTATTAGCTACAGGTGGTGCTGGTCGTATCTTCGCATCTACAACGAATGCTCACATCAATACTGGTGACGGTGTTGGTATGTCACTTCGTGCTGGCATTCAAATGCAAGACATGGAAATGTGGCAGTTCCACCCAACCGGTATTGCTGGCGCGGGTGTACTGGTAACCGAAGGTTGTCGTGGTGAAGGTGGTTACCTGCTAAACAAAGACGGCGAACGTTTCATGGAACGTTACGCACCTAACGCTAAAGACTTAGCGGGTCGTGATGTTGTTGCTCGTTCAATGATGACTGAGATTCGTGAAGGTCGTGGTTGTGACGGTCCTTGGGGCCCACATATCAAGCTTAAGTTAGACCACTTAGGTAAAGAAACGTTAGAGAAGCGTTTACCAGGTGTTTGTGATTTATCACGTACTTTCGCGCATGTTGATCCGGTTGAAGAGCCAATTCCAGTTATTCCAACGTGTCACTACCAAATGGGTGGTGTGCCTTGTAACGTTAATGGTCAAGCAATTAATGTTGCCGCAGACGGCACAGAGTCTATCGTTGAAGGTTTATTCGCTGTTGGTGAGATTGCTTGTGTATCTGTACACGGTGCAAACCGCTTAGGAGGTAACTCGTTACTTGATTTAGTGGTATTCGGTCGTGCGGCCGGTAACTTCTTAGGTAAGTACTTAAACGACACTGAATTTGGTAAAGAAGCGACTGAATCTGATTTAGAAGCGGCATTAGCTCGTACTAACCGTTGGGAGTCTTCAACCAAAGGTGAAGATCCGGTTCAGATCCGTAAAGACCTACAGCAGTGTATGCAGCTTAACTTCTCAGTATTTAGAGAAGGTGAAGCAATGGCACAGGGCATGAAAGAATTAACTGAAATTCGTGAACGCCTAAAAGAAGCTCGTTTAGACGACAAGTCATCAGAATTTAACACCCAACGTATTGAGTGTTTAGAACTTGATAACTTAATGGAAACAGCTTTTTGTTCTGCAAAAGCGGCTAACTTCCGTACTGAATCTCGTGGTGCTCATGCTCGTCAAGACTACACAGAACGTGATGATGAAAACTGGTTATGCCATTCAATTTACACACCTGAGACAGAAGAAATGTCTAAGCGTGATGTAAATATGAAACCAATTCACCGTGAAGCTTTCCCACCGAAAGCACGTGTATACTAA
- the sdhD gene encoding succinate dehydrogenase, hydrophobic membrane anchor protein produces the protein MVNIVASAGRNGVHDFILLRASAIILVLYTLLLAGFFVVTPTVTYAEWQGFFACMGVKVATLVALAALLAHAKIGIWQVLSDYVKPPFLRGALQFFFSVLLLVYVAAGFLIVWGV, from the coding sequence ATGGTAAACATTGTCGCATCAGCAGGCCGCAATGGCGTGCATGATTTCATCTTATTAAGAGCTAGTGCAATTATTCTTGTACTATACACCTTACTCCTTGCTGGTTTCTTCGTAGTAACACCTACTGTTACTTATGCTGAATGGCAAGGCTTTTTTGCATGTATGGGTGTTAAAGTTGCAACCTTAGTCGCGTTAGCAGCATTACTTGCGCATGCCAAAATTGGTATTTGGCAAGTATTGTCTGATTACGTAAAACCACCATTTTTACGTGGTGCTTTGCAATTTTTCTTTTCGGTTCTTTTATTAGTCTACGTTGCTGCAGGCTTCTTAATAGTGTGGGGTGTGTAA
- the sdhC gene encoding succinate dehydrogenase, cytochrome b556 subunit, whose translation MKKQRPVNIDLTTIKMHPAANASILHRISGVIMVFAIGILLWTLSTSLSSAEGFAQIQGYLDSFFFKFIILGCLSALTYHILAGVRHLFMDLGHFEELASGNMTAKLVIALWLVISVVVGVWLW comes from the coding sequence GTGAAAAAACAACGTCCTGTAAACATAGATCTAACTACAATTAAGATGCATCCAGCTGCAAATGCTTCTATTTTGCACCGTATTTCAGGTGTCATTATGGTTTTTGCTATTGGTATCTTATTGTGGACACTTTCAACCTCACTTTCTTCTGCTGAAGGATTTGCACAAATTCAAGGTTACCTTGATAGTTTCTTCTTCAAATTTATCATTTTAGGCTGTCTTTCAGCTTTGACTTACCATATTTTAGCGGGTGTTCGTCACTTGTTTATGGATTTAGGTCATTTTGAAGAACTAGCTTCTGGTAATATGACGGCCAAATTAGTTATTGCGCTTTGGTTAGTTATCTCTGTAGTAGTAGGAGTTTGGTTATGGTAA